A single Nicotiana tabacum cultivar K326 chromosome 5, ASM71507v2, whole genome shotgun sequence DNA region contains:
- the LOC107783191 gene encoding uncharacterized protein LOC107783191 codes for MGRKPCCSKEGLRKGTWTAKEDKLLTDYIKEHGEVGWRSLPVKAGLLRCGKSCRLRWVNYLKPGIKRGNFTTEEEDLIVRLYNLLGSRWSLIAGRIPGRTDNEIKNYWNTHLLKKLKSEGVEPKIHKSLAKHTKRQKEKANVSSQINQKGYKENKKRNKKGKIEENCNNIEDKEQVAKKTEEQCRNQDSVRVMSANNHDITCSSSSAGSTSEKETNCNNVHCSSSAQNLEENDNEIYEKLQVIDELLLNDNCLLPTECREFNSESQMLLMEFYEEYFQLVSENSCHFQDYAHSDLGF; via the exons ATGGGAAGAAAACCATGTTGTTCTAAAGAAGGTCTGAGAAAAGGTACATGGACTGCAAAAGAAGATAAGCTACTTACTGATTATATTAAAGAACATGGAGAAGTTGGATGGAGATCTCTTCCTGTAAAAGCTG GCCTACTCAGATGTGGCAAGAGTTGTAGATTAAGATGGGTGAATTATCTTAAGCCAGGAATCAAGAGAGGTAATTTTACAACTGAAGAAGAAGATCTTATTGTCAGACTTTATAATCTTCTAGGAAGTCGTTGGTCTCTCATTGCTGGAAGAATACCTGGTCGAACTGACAATGAAATAAAGAATTATTGGAACACACATCTTCTCAAGAAACTCAAATCTGAAGGAGTTGAGCCAAAAATACACAAATCTCTTGCAAAACACACTAAAAGACAAAAGGAGAAAGCAAATGTTTCTTCCCAAATTAACCAAAAAGGTTACaaggaaaataagaagaggaatAAAAAGGGCAAGATTGAAGAAAATTGTAACAATATTGAAGACAAAGAACAAGTAGCTAAGAAGACAGAGGAGCAGTGTCGTAATCAGGATTCTGTGCGAGTGATGTCAGCTAATAATCACGATATCACTT GTTCTTCAAGTAGTGCTGGCTCTACTAGTGAGAAGGAAACTAATTGCAATAATGTCCATTGTTCTTCTTCTGCTCAAAATCTTGAAGAAAATGAtaatgaaatttatgagaagctTCAGGTTATTGATGAATTACTCCTGAATGATAATTGTCTTCTACCAACTGAATGCAGAGAGTTCAATAGTGAAAGCCAAATGCTGTTGATGGAGTTCTATGAAGAGTATTTTCAGCTTGTTTCTGAAAATTCATGTCATTTTCAAGATTATGCACATTCtgatttaggattttag